In Rhodobacter sp. 24-YEA-8, the following are encoded in one genomic region:
- the rpsN gene encoding 30S ribosomal protein S14: protein MAKKSMVNREVKREKLVAQHATKRAALKAVINDQEKPIEERFAATLKLAEMPRNSSAVRMHNRCQLTGRPHAYYRKLKLSRIKLRDLASFGQIPGMVKSSW from the coding sequence ATGGCTAAGAAATCCATGGTGAACCGCGAAGTGAAGCGCGAAAAGCTGGTGGCACAACACGCCACCAAGCGCGCTGCACTCAAGGCGGTGATCAATGATCAAGAGAAGCCGATTGAAGAGCGCTTTGCGGCGACTCTGAAACTGGCTGAGATGCCCCGCAACTCCTCGGCCGTGCGCATGCATAACCGTTGCCAGCTGACGGGTCGTCCGCATGCTTACTACCGTAAGCTGAAACTGTCGCGGATCAAGCTGCGTGACCTGGCCTCGTTCGGCCAGATCCCGGGCATGGTCAAGTCGAGCTGGTAA
- the rpsC gene encoding 30S ribosomal protein S3 gives MGQKVNPIGMRLQVNRTWDSRWFAESKDFGNLLLEDLRIREFIHKEAKQAGISKVVIERPHRKCRVTIYSARPGVIIGKKGADIETLRKKVAAFTASDLHLNIVEVRKPEVDAQLVAESIAQQMERRVSFRRAMKRGVQNAMRMGALGIRVNVAGRLGGAEIARTEWYREGRVPLHTLRADIDYALSEAETPYGIIGVKVWIFKGEILEHDPQAHDRRLAEAADAPAPRGPRRERGDRERA, from the coding sequence ATGGGTCAGAAGGTCAATCCGATCGGCATGCGCCTTCAGGTCAACCGTACCTGGGACAGCCGCTGGTTCGCTGAGTCGAAAGATTTCGGCAACCTGCTTCTGGAAGATCTCCGCATCCGTGAGTTCATCCACAAGGAAGCCAAACAGGCCGGCATCTCGAAAGTCGTCATCGAGCGTCCGCACCGCAAGTGCCGCGTGACCATCTACTCGGCGCGTCCGGGTGTGATCATCGGCAAAAAAGGCGCTGACATCGAGACGCTTCGCAAGAAGGTCGCGGCGTTCACTGCCTCGGACCTGCATCTGAACATCGTCGAAGTGCGCAAGCCCGAAGTCGATGCCCAGCTGGTGGCCGAGTCGATCGCACAACAGATGGAGCGTCGTGTGTCGTTCCGTCGTGCGATGAAGCGTGGCGTGCAGAACGCGATGCGCATGGGCGCCCTCGGCATCCGTGTGAACGTGGCTGGTCGTCTTGGTGGTGCGGAAATCGCGCGTACCGAATGGTACCGTGAAGGCCGTGTGCCGCTGCACACCCTGCGCGCGGATATCGACTATGCGCTGAGCGAGGCCGAAACCCCCTATGGGATCATCGGCGTCAAAGTCTGGATCTTCAAAGGCGAAATCCTTGAGCATGATCCGCAAGCCCATGATCGTCGCCTGGCAGAGGCAGCGGATGCTCCGGCACCCCGCGGTCCGCGCCGTGAGCGTGGCGACCGTGAGCGCGCCTGA
- the rpsJ gene encoding 30S ribosomal protein S10: MQGQTIRIRLKAFDYRVLDASTQEIVSTAKRTGAEVRGPIPLPNKIEKFTVLRGPHIDKKSRDQWEIRTHKRLLDIVNPTPQTVDALMKLDLAAGVDVEIKV; this comes from the coding sequence ATGCAAGGTCAGACCATTCGCATCCGCCTCAAGGCCTTCGATTACCGTGTGCTGGATGCCAGCACCCAGGAAATCGTTTCCACGGCCAAGCGCACCGGTGCAGAAGTCCGCGGGCCGATCCCGCTGCCGAACAAAATCGAGAAATTCACGGTTCTGCGTGGTCCGCATATCGACAAGAAGTCGCGCGACCAGTGGGAGATTCGTACCCATAAGCGTCTTCTCGACATCGTCAATCCGACCCCCCAGACCGTGGACGCGCTGATGAAGCTCGACCTCGCCGCTGGCGTGGATGTCGAGATCAAGGTGTAA
- the rpsS gene encoding 30S ribosomal protein S19, whose translation MARSIWKGPFVDGYVLKKAEASRASGKNEVIKIWSRRSTILPQFVGLTFGVYNGKKHVPVAVTEDMIGQKFGEYSPTRTYYGHAADKKAKRK comes from the coding sequence ATGGCACGTTCCATCTGGAAAGGCCCGTTTGTCGATGGCTATGTCCTGAAAAAGGCAGAAGCGTCGCGCGCGTCGGGCAAGAACGAAGTGATCAAGATCTGGTCGCGCCGTTCCACCATCCTGCCGCAATTCGTCGGACTTACCTTCGGCGTCTATAACGGCAAAAAACACGTTCCGGTCGCGGTGACCGAGGACATGATCGGCCAGAAATTCGGTGAATATTCGCCGACCCGTACCTATTACGGGCATGCTGCCGACAAAAAAGCCAAGAGGAAGTAA
- the rplC gene encoding 50S ribosomal protein L3 produces the protein MRSGIIAKKLGMTRLFLEDGKQIPVTVLQLDALQVVANRTDDVDGYTAVQLGAGTAKVSRTTAAQRGHFAKANVAPKRKLVEFRVSPDNLIEVGAEISAEHYVSGQFVDVAGTSIGKGFAGAMKRHNFGGLRASHGVSVSHRSHGSTGQCQDPGKVFKGKKMAGHMGAVRVTTQNLQVVKTDAERGLILVKGAVPGSAGGWVTVKDAVKKAPHADAPRPAAVKALAGAAAPAVEAVEGGEA, from the coding sequence ATGCGTTCCGGTATTATCGCAAAGAAGCTGGGCATGACCCGGCTGTTCCTGGAAGACGGCAAGCAGATCCCGGTCACGGTGCTGCAGCTTGACGCCCTTCAGGTCGTGGCAAACCGCACCGACGACGTTGACGGCTATACCGCTGTTCAGCTCGGCGCCGGCACTGCCAAAGTTTCGCGCACCACTGCCGCGCAGCGTGGCCATTTCGCGAAAGCGAATGTCGCCCCCAAGCGCAAGCTGGTCGAGTTCCGCGTCTCGCCTGACAACCTGATCGAAGTGGGCGCCGAAATCTCGGCCGAACACTATGTTTCGGGCCAGTTCGTCGATGTCGCAGGCACCTCGATCGGTAAAGGCTTTGCCGGTGCGATGAAGCGTCACAACTTCGGCGGTCTTCGCGCGTCGCACGGTGTGTCGGTTTCGCACCGTTCGCACGGTTCGACCGGCCAGTGCCAGGACCCCGGCAAGGTGTTCAAGGGCAAGAAAATGGCTGGCCATATGGGGGCCGTTCGCGTGACCACCCAGAACCTGCAGGTCGTCAAGACCGATGCAGAGCGTGGCCTGATCCTCGTCAAGGGCGCTGTCCCCGGTTCGGCCGGTGGCTGGGTCACTGTCAAGGATGCCGTGAAAAAGGCTCCGCATGCTGACGCTCCGCGTCCGGCTGCCGTCAAGGCGCTCGCGGGTGCTGCTGCTCCGGCTGTGGAAGCAGTCGAAGGGGGTGAAGCATGA
- the rplB gene encoding 50S ribosomal protein L2 codes for MALRSYKPTTPGQRGLVLIDRSELWKGRPVKALTEGLRKHGGRNNTGRITVRHQGGGAKRLYRIVDFKRAKWDVAATVERIEYDPNRTAFIALVRYADGEQAYILAPQRLAVGDQVVAGAKVDVKPGNAMPFSGMPIGTIVHNVELKAGKGGQLARAAGTYAQFVGRDGSYAQIRLSSGELRLVRQECMATIGAVSNPDNSNQNFGKAGRMRHKGVRPTVRGVSMNPIDHPHGGGEGRTSGGRHPVTPWGKPTKGARTRTNSTTDKYIVRSRHAKKKGR; via the coding sequence ATGGCACTCAGGTCTTATAAACCTACGACGCCAGGCCAGCGCGGGCTGGTTCTGATCGACCGTTCGGAGCTGTGGAAGGGCCGCCCTGTTAAAGCGCTGACCGAAGGTCTGCGTAAACATGGTGGTCGGAACAATACCGGACGGATTACTGTGCGCCACCAGGGCGGCGGGGCAAAGCGCCTCTACCGCATCGTGGATTTCAAACGCGCAAAATGGGATGTCGCGGCGACCGTTGAACGGATCGAATACGACCCCAACCGCACCGCATTCATCGCGCTGGTGCGCTATGCTGACGGCGAGCAGGCCTATATCCTCGCGCCGCAGCGTCTGGCTGTTGGTGACCAGGTTGTCGCCGGCGCCAAAGTCGACGTGAAGCCCGGCAATGCTATGCCTTTCTCGGGCATGCCGATCGGTACCATCGTGCACAACGTGGAACTGAAAGCCGGCAAAGGTGGTCAGCTGGCACGCGCCGCAGGCACCTATGCACAATTCGTCGGTCGTGACGGCTCCTATGCGCAGATCCGCCTCTCGTCGGGCGAACTGCGTCTGGTCCGTCAGGAATGCATGGCAACCATCGGTGCCGTGTCGAACCCCGACAACTCGAACCAGAACTTCGGTAAAGCCGGTCGTATGCGCCACAAGGGCGTGCGCCCGACTGTCCGCGGCGTCTCGATGAACCCGATCGACCACCCGCACGGTGGTGGTGAAGGCCGGACCTCCGGTGGTCGTCACCCGGTCACGCCCTGGGGCAAACCCACCAAGGGCGCCCGTACGCGCACCAACTCGACGACGGACAAATACATTGTCCGCTCGCGTCACGCCAAGAAGAAAGGGCGCTGA
- a CDS encoding energy transducer TonB, whose protein sequence is MTAYVSAARLTALFAALSLSLSPLAAVAQEPAAPGEAALPEAASAAEAPATTEDYVAAVIARINSVRLNTATLRDAGITGDFTTRVAFTTGADGRLVSSAVAESSGQPMFDNIAMAQIRSAEPFPLFAPDMGDADRSFSILVTGNIPAQPEAPAEEGAEPPAE, encoded by the coding sequence ATGACCGCCTACGTTTCCGCCGCCCGCCTCACTGCTCTTTTCGCGGCCCTCAGCCTGTCACTCTCTCCGCTTGCCGCTGTTGCGCAAGAGCCGGCTGCGCCCGGCGAGGCAGCCCTGCCCGAAGCAGCGAGCGCAGCCGAGGCCCCCGCCACGACCGAAGATTATGTGGCCGCAGTGATCGCACGGATCAACAGCGTCAGGCTGAACACCGCGACACTGCGCGACGCCGGAATAACCGGTGACTTCACGACACGCGTCGCTTTTACCACCGGCGCCGATGGCCGCCTCGTTTCCAGTGCGGTCGCGGAAAGCTCGGGGCAACCGATGTTCGACAATATCGCCATGGCCCAGATCCGCTCTGCCGAGCCTTTCCCGCTTTTCGCACCGGATATGGGGGATGCCGATCGCAGCTTCTCGATTCTCGTCACCGGCAATATTCCCGCCCAGCCGGAGGCCCCCGCCGAAGAGGGAGCAGAGCCCCCGGCAGAGTAA
- a CDS encoding 50S ribosomal protein L23: MSAKAEHYDVIRKPVITEKATMASENGAVVFQVAMASTKPQIKEAVEAVFGVKVKAVNTTITKGKAKRFRGRAGERSDVKKAYVTLEEGNTIDVSTGL, encoded by the coding sequence ATGAGCGCGAAAGCAGAACATTACGATGTGATCCGCAAGCCGGTCATCACCGAGAAAGCCACCATGGCCTCGGAAAATGGCGCGGTTGTGTTCCAGGTTGCGATGGCATCGACCAAGCCGCAGATCAAAGAGGCCGTTGAGGCCGTCTTTGGCGTCAAGGTCAAAGCCGTCAACACCACCATCACCAAAGGCAAGGCCAAGCGTTTCCGCGGCCGCGCCGGTGAGCGTTCGGACGTGAAAAAGGCCTATGTGACCCTCGAAGAGGGCAACACGATCGACGTGTCGACCGGCCTCTGA
- the rplR gene encoding 50S ribosomal protein L18, with product MALNKRELFLKRRLRVRNKIKSANAGRLRLSVHRSSKNISVQLIDDVKGVTLAAASSLEKELGVVGKNNVEAAAKVGAAIAERAKAAGVEEVYFDRGGFLFHGKIKALADAAREGGLKF from the coding sequence ATGGCTTTGAACAAACGAGAGCTGTTCCTGAAGCGCCGCTTGCGCGTACGGAACAAAATCAAATCGGCGAATGCAGGTCGTCTGCGTCTCTCCGTTCACCGCTCGTCGAAGAACATCAGCGTTCAGCTGATCGACGATGTGAAGGGCGTGACCCTGGCAGCTGCCTCGTCGCTGGAAAAAGAACTGGGCGTCGTTGGCAAGAACAACGTCGAAGCAGCCGCGAAAGTGGGTGCAGCGATTGCAGAACGCGCCAAAGCAGCTGGTGTGGAAGAAGTTTACTTCGACCGCGGTGGTTTCCTCTTCCACGGCAAAATCAAGGCTCTGGCCGATGCTGCTCGTGAAGGCGGTCTGAAGTTCTGA
- the rplO gene encoding 50S ribosomal protein L15 produces the protein MKLNELHDNAGAARKKKRVARGPGSGKGKTAGHGIKGQKSRSGVAIGGYEGGQMPLYRRLPKRGFNKPNAKEYAVVNLGLIEKFIDMGKLDIKAEINEDALVAAGLTSNKRDGIRILNKGEIKSAVKLNVTGASAAAVEAIKAAGGSITVKADAAAE, from the coding sequence ATGAAACTGAATGAACTTCACGACAACGCTGGCGCCGCCCGTAAGAAAAAGCGCGTAGCACGCGGCCCGGGTTCGGGCAAAGGTAAAACCGCAGGGCACGGTATCAAGGGCCAGAAATCCCGTTCGGGTGTGGCTATCGGCGGATATGAGGGTGGCCAGATGCCGCTCTATCGCCGTCTGCCCAAGCGCGGCTTCAACAAGCCGAACGCCAAAGAATATGCAGTCGTCAACCTGGGTCTGATCGAGAAATTCATCGACATGGGCAAGCTCGACATCAAGGCCGAGATCAACGAGGACGCGCTGGTTGCAGCCGGCCTGACCTCGAACAAGCGTGATGGTATCCGCATCCTGAACAAGGGCGAGATCAAATCGGCTGTCAAACTGAACGTGACCGGCGCTTCGGCCGCTGCTGTCGAGGCCATCAAGGCTGCTGGCGGCTCGATCACGGTAAAGGCTGACGCTGCGGCTGAATAA
- the rplN gene encoding 50S ribosomal protein L14: MIQMQTNLDVADNSGARRVQCIKVLGGSHRRYASVGDIIVVSVKEAIPKGRVKKGDVRKAVVVRTAKEVRREDGTAIRFDRNAAVILNNQGEPVGTRIFGPVVRELRAKNFMKIISLAPEVL, translated from the coding sequence ATGATCCAGATGCAGACCAATCTGGATGTAGCTGATAACTCCGGCGCCCGCCGGGTTCAGTGCATCAAGGTTCTGGGCGGCTCGCACCGCCGCTACGCATCCGTGGGCGACATCATCGTGGTGTCGGTCAAGGAGGCGATTCCTAAGGGTCGCGTTAAGAAAGGTGACGTGCGTAAAGCCGTCGTCGTTCGCACCGCGAAAGAAGTTCGTCGTGAAGATGGCACCGCCATCCGTTTCGACCGCAACGCTGCCGTCATCCTGAACAACCAGGGCGAGCCGGTCGGTACCCGTATCTTCGGGCCGGTGGTTCGTGAGCTGCGCGCGAAGAACTTCATGAAGATCATCTCGCTGGCGCCGGAGGTGCTGTGA
- the rplP gene encoding 50S ribosomal protein L16, whose amino-acid sequence MLQPKRTKFRKMHKGRIKGEAKGGSTLNFGSFALKSTEPERVTARQIEAARRAITRHMKRQGRVWIRIFPDTPVSAKPTEVRMGSGKGSVDYWACKVKPGRIMFEIDGVNEEIAREALRLGAMKLPVTSRIVAREDW is encoded by the coding sequence ATGCTGCAACCAAAGCGCACTAAATTCCGCAAGATGCACAAGGGCCGCATCAAGGGAGAAGCCAAAGGCGGCTCCACCCTGAACTTCGGCTCGTTTGCTCTGAAATCGACCGAACCCGAGCGCGTCACAGCGCGGCAGATCGAAGCGGCCCGCCGCGCGATCACCCGCCACATGAAGCGTCAGGGCCGTGTCTGGATCCGTATCTTCCCGGATACCCCGGTTTCGGCAAAGCCGACCGAGGTCCGGATGGGTTCCGGTAAGGGCTCGGTCGATTACTGGGCCTGCAAGGTGAAGCCCGGCCGCATCATGTTCGAGATCGACGGTGTGAACGAGGAAATCGCTCGTGAAGCCCTGCGTCTCGGCGCGATGAAACTGCCGGTCACCTCGCGCATCGTGGCGCGCGAAGACTGGTAA
- the rpmC gene encoding 50S ribosomal protein L29, protein MTAKELTGKTPDQLRDSLVALKKEAFNLRFQQATNQLENTARMRTVRREVARIKTVLGQKAAEAAK, encoded by the coding sequence ATGACCGCCAAAGAACTGACCGGGAAAACCCCGGACCAGCTGCGTGACAGCCTTGTTGCGCTCAAGAAGGAAGCCTTCAATCTGCGCTTCCAGCAAGCGACCAACCAGCTTGAGAACACCGCCCGCATGCGCACCGTGCGCCGCGAAGTGGCCCGTATCAAAACCGTTCTCGGCCAAAAAGCCGCTGAAGCTGCGAAGTAA
- the rplV gene encoding 50S ribosomal protein L22, translated as MGKEKNPRRVADNEAMAVARMLRTSPQKLNLVAGLIRGKKVDKALADLTFSKRRIAGEVKKVLQSAIANAENNHGLDVDNLIVAEAWCGKNLVMKRGRPRARGRFGKIMKPFSEITIKVRQSGESA; from the coding sequence ATGGGTAAGGAAAAGAATCCGCGCCGCGTGGCGGATAATGAGGCGATGGCCGTGGCACGTATGCTGCGCACCTCGCCCCAGAAACTGAATCTGGTTGCGGGCCTGATCCGCGGCAAGAAAGTCGACAAGGCTCTGGCCGATCTGACCTTCTCCAAGCGTCGTATCGCTGGCGAAGTGAAGAAAGTCCTGCAATCCGCGATTGCCAATGCCGAGAACAACCATGGTCTCGACGTTGACAACCTGATCGTGGCGGAAGCCTGGTGCGGCAAGAACCTGGTGATGAAGCGGGGCCGTCCGCGGGCTCGTGGTCGCTTCGGCAAAATCATGAAGCCGTTCAGCGAAATCACCATCAAGGTTCGTCAGTCCGGGGAGTCGGCATAA
- the rpmD gene encoding 50S ribosomal protein L30: MAKKTIVVQQYASAARRPAIQTQTLIGLGLNKINRTRELEDTPAVRGMVNKIPHLVKIIEERG, encoded by the coding sequence ATGGCTAAGAAAACCATCGTCGTCCAGCAATACGCCTCGGCTGCACGCCGCCCGGCGATCCAGACCCAAACCCTCATCGGTCTTGGCCTGAACAAAATCAACCGCACCCGCGAGCTGGAAGATACCCCGGCAGTGCGCGGCATGGTCAACAAGATCCCGCATCTTGTGAAGATCATCGAAGAGCGCGGCTGA
- the rplD gene encoding 50S ribosomal protein L4, which yields MKLDVIKLDGDKAGSVDLNEALFGLEPRADILHRVVRWQRAKAQAGTHSTLGKSDVSYSTKKIYKQKGTGGARHGSKKAPIFRHGGVYKGPQPRSHAHDLPKKFRALGLRHALSAKAKAGELVILDSLALADAKTGLLAKTLGERGWKRVLVIDGATVDANFALAARNIEGVDVLPTIGANVYDILKRDTLVITKAGIEALEARLK from the coding sequence ATGAAACTTGATGTGATCAAACTCGACGGCGACAAAGCCGGTTCGGTTGACCTGAACGAAGCGCTGTTCGGCCTTGAGCCGCGCGCCGACATTCTGCACCGTGTGGTCCGCTGGCAGCGTGCGAAAGCACAGGCCGGTACCCATTCGACGCTGGGTAAATCGGATGTGAGCTATTCGACCAAGAAGATCTACAAGCAAAAAGGCACCGGTGGCGCACGTCACGGGTCCAAGAAAGCTCCGATCTTCCGTCACGGTGGTGTCTATAAGGGCCCGCAGCCCCGCAGCCACGCCCATGACCTGCCGAAGAAGTTCCGTGCGCTCGGTCTGCGTCACGCGCTTTCGGCCAAGGCCAAAGCCGGCGAACTGGTGATCCTCGACAGCCTCGCGCTGGCCGATGCGAAAACCGGTCTTCTGGCCAAAACCCTGGGCGAGCGTGGCTGGAAACGCGTTCTGGTCATCGATGGTGCAACGGTTGATGCGAATTTCGCACTGGCTGCCCGCAACATCGAAGGCGTGGACGTGCTCCCGACCATCGGCGCCAATGTCTATGATATCCTGAAGCGTGACACCCTGGTGATCACCAAAGCAGGTATCGAAGCTCTGGAGGCTCGCCTGAAATGA
- the rpsE gene encoding 30S ribosomal protein S5, which translates to MAERDNRRERRDDRREETPEFADRLVAINRVSKTVKGGKRFGFAALVVVGDQRGRVGFGKGKAKEVPEAVRKATEQAKRQMIRVQLKDARTLHHDIEGRHGAGKVVMRTAVAGTGIIAGGPMRAVFEMLGVQDVVAKSLGSQNPYNMIRATFEGLSKENSPRSVAARRGKKVAEILRKPETEAAEG; encoded by the coding sequence ATGGCAGAACGTGATAACCGCCGGGAGCGTCGTGACGACCGTCGCGAAGAGACCCCGGAATTCGCAGATCGCCTCGTCGCGATCAACCGCGTGTCGAAAACCGTCAAGGGCGGTAAGCGCTTTGGCTTCGCAGCTCTCGTCGTCGTCGGCGACCAGCGCGGCCGCGTCGGTTTCGGCAAGGGCAAGGCGAAAGAAGTGCCGGAGGCTGTTCGTAAAGCCACCGAGCAGGCCAAGCGTCAGATGATCCGTGTGCAGCTGAAAGACGCCCGCACGCTTCACCACGACATCGAGGGCCGTCACGGCGCTGGTAAAGTCGTGATGCGGACCGCTGTTGCAGGTACCGGTATCATCGCCGGCGGCCCGATGCGCGCTGTCTTCGAAATGCTCGGTGTGCAGGACGTTGTTGCGAAGTCGCTCGGCTCGCAGAACCCCTATAACATGATCCGCGCCACGTTTGAGGGTCTCTCGAAAGAGAACTCGCCGCGTTCGGTTGCGGCACGTCGTGGCAAGAAAGTCGCCGAGATCCTGCGTAAGCCGGAAACCGAAGCGGCGGAGGGCTGA
- the rplF gene encoding 50S ribosomal protein L6 has translation MSRIGKKPVELAKGVTASVSGQTIEVKGPKGTRSFTAGDNVSVTVEGNEVKVTPRGLSKIARQQWGMSRSMIENLVTGVTTGFKKEMEIQGVGYRAAMAGNVLKLSLGFSHEVNFEVPKGITVTTPKPTEITVEGIDQQEVGQVAANIRNWKRPEPYKGKGIRYKGEFVFRKEGKKK, from the coding sequence ATGTCTCGTATCGGCAAAAAACCCGTAGAGCTGGCGAAGGGCGTTACCGCGTCCGTCTCCGGCCAGACCATCGAAGTCAAGGGGCCGAAAGGCACCCGTTCCTTCACCGCTGGCGACAATGTGTCGGTCACTGTTGAGGGCAATGAAGTGAAAGTCACCCCGCGTGGCCTTTCCAAAATTGCTCGTCAGCAATGGGGCATGTCGCGTTCGATGATCGAAAATCTTGTGACCGGTGTGACCACCGGCTTCAAGAAAGAGATGGAAATCCAGGGCGTTGGTTATCGCGCGGCGATGGCTGGCAATGTTCTGAAACTGTCTCTGGGCTTCTCGCATGAAGTGAATTTCGAAGTGCCGAAGGGGATCACCGTTACGACCCCGAAGCCCACCGAGATCACCGTCGAGGGCATCGATCAGCAGGAAGTCGGCCAGGTGGCAGCGAACATCCGCAACTGGAAGCGTCCCGAGCCCTATAAGGGCAAAGGGATCCGCTACAAGGGCGAGTTCGTCTTCCGCAAGGAAGGCAAGAAGAAGTAA
- the rplE gene encoding 50S ribosomal protein L5 produces the protein MSDKATYTPRLKAEFKTKIRAALKEEFSYKNDMQIPRLEKIVLNMGVGEAVKDTKKVKQASEELSQIAGQKAVITKAKKSIAGFRVREEMPLGTKVTLRGDKMYEFLDRLINVALPRVRDFRGVKGTSFDGNGNYAMGLKEHIVFPEIEFDKVDEVLGMDIIICTNAKSDAEAKSLLKHFNMPFTA, from the coding sequence ATGTCGGATAAAGCAACCTATACCCCGCGTCTGAAGGCCGAGTTCAAGACCAAGATCCGCGCCGCTCTTAAGGAGGAATTCTCCTATAAGAACGACATGCAGATCCCGCGTCTGGAAAAGATCGTCCTGAACATGGGCGTTGGTGAAGCGGTGAAAGACACTAAGAAGGTCAAGCAGGCCTCCGAGGAGCTTTCGCAGATCGCCGGCCAGAAGGCCGTCATCACCAAAGCCAAGAAATCCATCGCAGGCTTCCGCGTTCGTGAAGAGATGCCGCTCGGCACCAAAGTCACGCTGCGCGGCGACAAGATGTATGAATTCCTTGATCGTCTGATCAACGTGGCTCTGCCGCGCGTCCGCGACTTCCGCGGCGTGAAAGGCACCTCGTTTGACGGCAATGGCAACTATGCCATGGGCCTGAAAGAGCACATCGTTTTCCCGGAAATCGAATTCGACAAAGTCGATGAAGTTCTGGGTATGGACATCATCATCTGCACGAACGCCAAGTCGGATGCCGAAGCAAAATCCCTGCTGAAGCATTTCAACATGCCGTTCACGGCCTGA
- the rplX gene encoding 50S ribosomal protein L24, protein MAAKLKKGDTVVVLTGKDKGKQGEISSVSPKAGKAVVDGVNIAIRHTKQSAGSQGGRIPKAMPIDLSNLALLDKNGKATRVGFREEDGKKIRFAKTTGEAI, encoded by the coding sequence ATGGCTGCTAAGCTGAAAAAAGGCGACACCGTCGTCGTTCTGACCGGCAAGGACAAGGGCAAGCAAGGCGAGATCTCGTCTGTTTCGCCGAAAGCCGGCAAAGCTGTGGTTGATGGCGTGAACATCGCGATCCGTCACACCAAGCAATCCGCAGGCAGCCAGGGCGGCCGCATCCCGAAAGCGATGCCGATCGACCTGTCGAACCTCGCGCTGCTCGACAAAAACGGCAAAGCGACCCGCGTTGGCTTCCGTGAGGAAGACGGCAAGAAGATCCGCTTCGCCAAGACCACCGGGGAGGCTATCTGA
- the rpsQ gene encoding 30S ribosomal protein S17: protein MPKRILTGTVTSDKNEQTITVSVERRFKHPLLQKTVRKSKKYRAHDAENKFKVGDTVRIEECAPISKTKRWTVVVEA from the coding sequence ATGCCGAAGCGCATCCTGACTGGCACCGTGACCTCCGACAAGAACGAGCAGACCATCACTGTCTCGGTCGAGCGTCGTTTCAAGCACCCGCTGCTGCAGAAAACGGTCCGTAAGTCGAAGAAATACCGCGCCCATGACGCGGAAAACAAATTCAAAGTGGGTGACACTGTTCGTATCGAAGAGTGCGCGCCGATTTCGAAGACGAAGCGTTGGACGGTGGTGGTCGAGGCCTGA
- the rpsH gene encoding 30S ribosomal protein S8 translates to MPVNDPIGDMLTRIRNSSLRGKSTVSTPASTLRARVLDVLLAEGYIRGYEKAETSNGQGEFTISLKYYEGEPVIRELKRVSKPGRRVYMGVEQLPSVRNGLGVAIVSTPKGVLSDANARAANVGGEVLCTVF, encoded by the coding sequence ATGCCTGTTAATGATCCCATCGGCGATATGCTGACCCGTATCCGTAACTCGTCGCTGCGCGGCAAGTCCACGGTTTCGACCCCGGCTTCGACCCTGCGCGCCCGCGTCCTCGACGTGCTGCTCGCAGAAGGTTACATCCGCGGTTATGAAAAAGCCGAGACCTCGAATGGTCAGGGCGAATTCACCATCAGCCTGAAATACTACGAAGGCGAGCCGGTCATCCGCGAATTGAAGCGGGTCTCCAAGCCGGGCCGTCGCGTGTATATGGGCGTTGAGCAGCTTCCCTCGGTCCGCAATGGCCTTGGCGTCGCGATCGTCTCGACCCCGAAGGGCGTTCTGTCGGATGCAAATGCACGCGCAGCCAATGTTGGCGGCGAAGTGCTTTGCACCGTGTTCTGA